In the Buchnera aphidicola (Thelaxes suberi) genome, AAATTTTATGCTTAACAAATTTAATTCCTCGTGTTATATAAATATTTACTAAATTAATGATTTTATATTATTCAAATAACCTAATTTTATAGCATAATGAAAAAAATATTTTTAATGTATTAAAATTAGTAGTTTTATATTAAATCAATTTTAATTTTTAAATAAAAATATCTATAAAAAATAAATACATTATTAACGATGATTATACAAACTCCTATTGCTCAGTTAGTTATAAACTGGTTTCATTTTCATGGAAGAAAAAATTTACCTTGGAAAAAAAAAAATAATAACATTTATCATATTTGGATTTCTGAAATCATGTTACAACAAACACAAGTTAATACAGTCATTCCATTTTATAAAAAATTTATTATTCGATTCCCATCTATACAAACAATACAGCAAACTTCTTTAGATGAAGTTTTATATTATTGGAGTGGATTAGGATACTATCGTCGAGCAGTGAGTATTTATAATACTGCTCAAATAATATATTATAAATATAACAATTTATTTCCTGAAACAATAGAAAAACTAATAAAATTACCAGGTATAGGAAAAACTACTGCTGGAGCGATATTATCTTTTTCTAAAAATTTTTGTTTTGCAATACTAGATATAAATATTAAAAGAATACTAGTAAGATATTACTATTTAATAAATGCTAACACAAGCAAAAAATTTGAAAACTTTTTATGGAAAATAATTAATTCAATTCTTCCTTTACACCAAGCTAGTTATTTTAATCAAGGAATAATGGATTTAGGAGCAACAATATGCACACCTATTAAACCAAAATGTAATATTTGTCCATTAAAAAATCATTGTTTATATTGTAAAAAAGATATATATAAACAAGATTCATATCTCTTACTAAAAAAAAAAAAAATACGCATAATACAAAAAAAATTTTGGTGTTGTATCATACAATATCAGAACTATATTTTAATAGAAAAACAAATAAATACAACAATATGGAAAAATTTATTTTGTTTTCCTTTATTTAAAAAATACAATGATTTAAATAAATGGATATCAAATAATAATATTATAGTTAATAAAAAAATTCAATTCATTAATACAATACAGTGTAAATATACTCATTTTAATGTAAAAATTTTACCAATTATATATATATCAAATAATATTTGTAAAACAAAAAAAAATTTTATATGGTTTAATTATAAATATCCTATAAAATTAGGATTTCCAGTTTTTATATCAAAAATAATAAAAATAATACAATTAAAGGAAAAAAATAATGAATAATAGAATAATTTTTTGTAAATACTTTAAAAAAAAAAAAGAAGGGTTAGACTATGTTACTTATCCTGGAAAAATAGGATTACGTATATATAATGAAATATCTATGCAAGC is a window encoding:
- a CDS encoding A/G-specific adenine glycosylase, whose translation is MIIQTPIAQLVINWFHFHGRKNLPWKKKNNNIYHIWISEIMLQQTQVNTVIPFYKKFIIRFPSIQTIQQTSLDEVLYYWSGLGYYRRAVSIYNTAQIIYYKYNNLFPETIEKLIKLPGIGKTTAGAILSFSKNFCFAILDINIKRILVRYYYLINANTSKKFENFLWKIINSILPLHQASYFNQGIMDLGATICTPIKPKCNICPLKNHCLYCKKDIYKQDSYLLLKKKKIRIIQKKFWCCIIQYQNYILIEKQINTTIWKNLFCFPLFKKYNDLNKWISNNNIIVNKKIQFINTIQCKYTHFNVKILPIIYISNNICKTKKNFIWFNYKYPIKLGFPVFISKIIKIIQLKEKNNE